TTTAATGTTTTGAAGTTACTCACCGAAGCTGATATGTGTGATGGATTCTTGAAACCTCCGATGAATTCTCATACAACATGCTAATATCATATGGAAGTTCCATTCTCCTCTTCTTGATAGCAGCCGCTATAACCTGGAAAATGTGAACTATGGGGCTTCCCGAGCTTTTCTTGTACCTGTATCTTCTTCTCCCTGACAAAAATATCAAGATGGCCACAAACATTGAGACTGAACATATTCCATAAGCCCAGCTTCTGCCAACTTCATCTTGAATGTAGACGAGCACTGTGACCGCAATTAAAGTGCCGGtgcagatgaagaagaagaacctgTTGAAGAAATAGGCCATCTGTGTCTTCTCCTTCTCATCCTTCTCATCAAACTGATCAGTCCCAAATCCAGAGACACTTGACTTTAGCCCTCCAGTTCCCAGTGCAATTAGGTACAGGGCCAAATAAAGAATTCCCATTTGAAATCCATTGGCCTTTTTGCAGTTGGTAATGAGATGGGTGTTGCAGCTAGGTGGCCGTAGCTGTGGAAGCTTTGTCGAAATCATCAATGTGCCAGTACCCTAAAATTATCACCACCACCATGTGAAAAAGTGCCATCTCACTGATGAATAAGGGCTATTTAACAGAGCGTTTAgcttttagtttttagtttttagtttttagtttttagtttttatttttaatcgagtTTGTATAAGCATGTTGCATGAGAAGTGCCCACCAAAACACTAAAGAGGAATATTATAGTTCTAAGTTCtcaattaaaacttaattactAAGGTTTATATCAATGATATGCATGTCCTAAGGCTTATTACACCTTAAGTCTTATTAGGGGGTAATGCCGGTCAGGCCCCCACTTCTGGGTGGTGGTAGAAGATCAGCTAGCTCCCACTTACTAGGGTTTGGATTAGGGCAAAGATTGCAATTGTCTTGAATCTGCCAAGGAAAGAGTCTGCAAGAAAGCCTCCAAGTAAACACAACATGAAGGATGTGCCCATGAAATCAGTTACAATATTGGCTGCAGTAGCACTTGGGAGATGCATTGTGTCTCCCAAGTAGGTCACGAGGTTTACTGCTATCCCCATTGTTGAAAGCCTCTCACATAATTCAATTCCTGCAGCAATTTTTAGATGCATATAATAAACTAGTTAATGAAAATGTATAATGAGAACgattaattattgttaataaAGGATACTTTGTGCTGGATCTAGACTTGTTTCACAAGAAATTAAGATATGGCATGCAGaaagttgaatttttttgtgttaATAATGTATGGATTTCCCATAAGTTGCGTGATGGGAGAAAAGGGCAACAGTTCATGGCCCAGATGAATGGGCCAGgaagaatattttaaattcccAGTTGCATGAACTGTCAAATAGATAAATGACACGAACATTATCAAGATTAGAAGTAGAGAagtaataattgattttttttttttttttaaaaaggacTGGGTTTGACTTCTATATTGGCTTAACCAGAAGGTCAAGCATATCATCTTTGGGATTTGCTTTCTTAGTTGACACAATTTAGGAGATTATGAATCAAAACTGATCCAATCTTTTTTGCATGAACAGCCTATTAATATGGGAATGAAGGCATGGAAACGAACTCTAGCCTAGTTAGCATGATAAGACAAGAGATTAATGGTAGCAAGAACTCTTAAAGATGCAATTAAGGAGAAAACAAACCTAAGATGAGCGCAGCAGGCACCCAACCACCGGTTTTAGACCTATCGGCAGGAAACCCTTTAAAGTCCACAGCATCGGCAACAGTTGCACCCATCTTCTCCGCCTAAGCGATGAACAGAAAATGTTCAGAACTTAATGGCAACCAAAATGAATATATTTGCATTGCATTCGACACGCAAAAGATGctaacaataaattataaataccgACCATTTTTTTCCCAAATGAGCAAAGGAGCTAGTGAAAGTTGCAATTCTATTTCAACCCACAGCTCAATGTCTTAGCAGCTTGCCCTTTTATAGGCACAGGCTTCGGCCCTTGTCCAGCAAAAAGGCGACCCTCCACTACTAACTTGAGACAGATCACTACTCAAGGGATTAGCCCTATCCCATTTTGATAGAATGGAAGGTTCTAGCTAGGTGGTATTTtgggggttttgtttctttgttagATATTTGTTAAGAACATAAATTATAATGGAAAATTCAAAAGGTGATGTTGATTTGCTGAAGTGGAAGGTAAGGGTGAAAGAAATGGAATCTGGAACATGCAATGGTATAACAGATATCGTAGCCagcagaagcagcagcagctcCGTTAATTCTAACCTCTATATTTTGTATGGCAGGGACAGAGGTGGCCTGTTGTATGAAGGCTGTGAACCACAGTATGGCCATCAACAGCTCCTTTTTGAGTTCCTCAGTGCTTTTGATGCCCCACAAACAGATTAAAGCTTCCACCTTTTGTTTTCCCTCCTTTGTCTCTACATGAAAAAACAGAGATGATGAAGACAAGAGAAATGTGTTTAACCTGATCCCTTTCTCTTGACGTGTACATTCATGCCTTAGTTAATTCCTAGCTAGCTCGATAGAGATTTTCGGCCACTCGAACAGTACTACTGTCTACATGTCAAGTTGTGATTTATTTATCCATGTATTTGCTAGCTAGATAAAGGTCACAATAGAGAACACAGAACAAACAGCCATCTATATATCTAGCTACTAATTAACTTGAGCATCTAAGTTTAGGCTTGCTAATCTTTCATTATGATGCAACTacatgtgtgtgcgtgtgtgtgtgtattcttAGTCCATGGAGGAACCCTATTAATCAAAGTTTAAAAAGAACATCATAAGATAACTCATTAATGCAGATGCAAATATGATAAGGTGGAAAGACATTTGAATTGAAGAATAGTGACAGTTGATACAACGAATATCTCTTTTCCAATTACTTCCTCCTATATTGGCATATGTAAATCATTGGCATAGCTTACCATCCTATTCAATAATTTGATCTTTTTAACTTGTTATGGAAGTTTGTGACTATCATTTTCAATGAAGGCAGGTGTCACCAACTTTGCAATAGTCAAGCCCAGATGCATTGGACCAAACAAGTGTCTCAAAGTTGCAGAAGGGTTTAGAACCAAGTGTGCATTACTTGATGATAAGAATTGAACCTCTAATAATTAACTCcctatttattattattgattttttggggggggtttAGCACGAGAAATGGCTTAAGGTTTGAACCCAAAACATGGaatttagtgtttttttatGAGAGTTTTTATACATATCctcttaaataaatattaattaattattaaacataTGTAGAATTTGTCGACATCAAACTAATTATGTCCAAATTTAAACCAAGTTTCAAGTTCAAGAAACCATGCTAGAAGATAGAGGTTATAGGCACCAACACATCTCATGGAttcaagtgtgtgtgtgtgtgtgtgtgtgtgtgtgttgagaAGTCATTGTACAACTACTACCAGGACACAACGTTATCATGATGAATTGAAGCCATAGCCATATATACCCTATATAAATAGTGGGATAAGATCAAAATATGAAGGCCACATATACCTATATGTATATCATATATATCTGGGGTATACCCTTGATTTGGGATTTGACTTGAAACTCACAAGTTTGAAGTGGAGAGTTGACTTTCCTTTCATTGGATTAGCTTGTCTCTTTACATGCAATGTTATACTTTCAATCTTCTCAGTATGGGCATGAAGGATCTCACTGTCTTGTCTCCGCATATACTCGTGAATTTTGTGTACTCCCAGCTTGGAGTAGGTTTGTGGACATTTTGTatataaacttatatatatatatattgatcttttataaagaaaaaatatatatatctttcaaaatttgtatGCACAAAATGCAACTAAAATTGATGACATTTTCATTTCTACAGCCATAATATAATTTAGAATTCGTATAGCATCACCCATTcccaatttttataaatattttttatatacacacacagcaaTTAGTCATTCCTGTGTAGCGATCTgggcatacatacatacatacatacgtgtgtgtgtgtatatatatatatatatatatcatctttttaatattaaacGATCGATGGCCACCAGCCACCACCCACAAACCACTAATGCAACATATAACATGCATGCACGAGCCAAACAAAAACAACCCCACTGGCCAGCGCCCAGAAGGTTGCCAACACCCCCCATAATACCCATCTGCCATGCCAAGCCACTCATTATGTTGCCAATAATTTGctccttccttctctctcttctgacatattaaagtaaaaaatagtTAGTCGGAAGACCTCACGATACCATGATGTTATATATTGAATTCGTCctcatcaaaattaaaaatctctttaaatatgagttgactttcaaatttttttccaagtaatttttaagttaattattatatttgtccaataaatttatctgattcACTTACCTATAGAATTACACTAAAGTTCTCATCAACAGGAAGAAGAATAGTAGCTAGATTAGAATTACACATTAATTTCCTATTATTATCTTCTCTGTtgtggctctctctctctctccactttGATTTTGTCACCGTATATGCAGAAATTAAGCTCCAACTCCATGGGACAAAAATGCTACCACTAGCTAGTTAATATATTCTCTTGAGCTTATCATACACATCTTTCTAGAGTCGTCGTCCTGAAGTGTTCGTTGGCAAAGCCTAATTAGTTCCTGTGTCAATTTGCAAACTttaatttgtaaagaaaatgaCAACCACAAACTGATGAAGATCAGATCAACTGCAATCATATAGAACACTGCTTTGTTCTTTAGTTTTTCATGGTCAAGTTCAGGGGCGGACCAATAAATTTTAAGCATGgtagacaaaaattaaatagtataacaaatttaaaataatataatattaaaaatatatatcaataaattatacgaTCGacacatttttatattttaataatgtcgTATAACAacatcattattaattttattaaatatttatttttcaattcgATTTAGCAGCCAAGTTTTGATAAGTTTCATGACAAACTATTGTTTAATCAttgattttcaattcaattgcaTAACCGAGTATTAATAAGCTTTataacagaaaatatattttttgctaTAATTTCAAGTACgtaattgataaatttgtaataaaaaataaaaaaataattccttTAATTGAAACATAGTTAAAGAAATGGTAAAGGTGGTTAAcattaacaagaaaaattagtcatatttttatatattttatttttaattttcatccaatattaaaaaatgcattGACAGTTGCTACCAGCCACTGTGGTCAATGATTTTGGACGATCAGAGGTAACCACTCAGACACATTTATTCCCATCaactaacatacccaaaaatcaataaaatctaaTAGCTAAATTTCGTAGATCtaaagttaaatttttgatCAAACCAAATGTACATAAACACATTGGCAATCATTATTGGCCACTGTGGCCGATGGTTTCTTGCAATTAGAGGTAATCACCCGACACCTTTATTCTCATCGACTAACATAcctaaaattcataattttttaaaaatttaggatggacattgaggaaaaaaaaataaaaaatattaaattattatatatgatagattttttaaaaaatcaggGTGGGCAGGGCAGGCAGTTGCCCATCCTTGGCTGTACATGCTCCGCCCCTGACTCAAGTTGGTCAGCAATCAGCATCAATTGGGATCCTGTATCTCAACTTGATCTCATTCAAGCCATGGTTGTAACTTACTTTCTAATGGCTCTTGAGAAGTTGCCTAACTTGAAACTGTATTTTTACATCAACTTGTCCCTCTACTGATACCTTAATTATAACTTTGCCTAACATACCAATCATTCATAACATCATTAATATTCATCAATTTGACTTAACCAATGCCAAGTCTCTAGAATACTAGATAAGATTATTTTACTTCTATAATTCCCACCCAACAGATTTGGCATCTTATAAATTGGTTAGTTGGGCAAAGTTGAATTCAGAGCATACAAAGTAAGAGATAGCTTTTTAAGCACATTGGCAATATTACTAACACACAATTGGACCCACAGAGGAGAAACAATGAAGATTGTGTTAAAAGTGCCTAATTAGCTAACGGTGGTGTTTCAgattataaaatacataattaggTCGTGGTTATGGAAAGTTTCCTTCTACATTGCAGTAATGTTGCGTTCATAAAGGAAGACTCATATCTTGTGGTAATGGATTCTGCAGCCCAAAGTTAGTGGCATACCACCCAAACCAGCTGCCAGTTTCCTATAATCAATGCTTAATTATATTCATATCAACAATTATTGCTAAAGCAGTCCATCTTggaaaatgaatatatttatatatacaagaaaCTTTATTTTGCTCGCCAAAGCTATCTATAGGAAACCAAATTCAAAAATCCAGTTCCAACGGAGCTCACTATAGCCATTTCCTCTCatcaaaaatttgataaattaaattgaaaaaccTCATTACAATTGGCGATCGAAATCTTGTCCGCTCTCCTCACCATCTCTCCCCTCCCAACAAGCATCAACGTTGAACCAGCAACGACAATGGCAATGGTGGACGAGTTATAAACACCAGATGTGACTACGACAGCAACTAACGTAGGCGATGGCAACGAATAGGAGCGGTGGTGTCATCGCCTCCAGCTATAGCAGAACTAACTAAATTTGTgattaatcaaatttttttattaatttttgtattaggTAAGtaatattgtgtatttgattattttatgtatttaattattaatttgtataagataaaataaatagaattaaaatttattaataaataaataaaataaaaaatcaaataaaaaggaGAGTAAAGAGTATTGTTGGAACAATTACAGTTTTtgaaatgaaatcaaaatagagaacgaattattaagaaaataataaaaagcatGATAGAGATTGTTGTTGAAGTCAGTCTAAGATACcgattctttaaatattatagaatttGGCAACTCAAT
The sequence above is a segment of the Diospyros lotus cultivar Yz01 chromosome 7, ASM1463336v1, whole genome shotgun sequence genome. Coding sequences within it:
- the LOC127806877 gene encoding protein NRT1/ PTR FAMILY 6.2 isoform X1, with product MAEKMGATVADAVDFKGFPADRSKTGGWVPAALILGIELCERLSTMGIAVNLVTYLGDTMHLPSATAANIVTDFMGTSFMLCLLGGFLADSFLGRFKTIAIFALIQTLGTGTLMISTKLPQLRPPSCNTHLITNCKKANGFQMGILYLALYLIALGTGGLKSSVSGFGTDQFDEKDEKEKTQMAYFFNRFFFFICTGTLIAVTVLVYIQDEVGRSWAYGICSVSMFVAILIFLSGRRRYRYKKSSGSPIVHIFQVIAAAIKKRRMELPYDISMLYENSSEVSRIHHTYQLRFLDKAAIMAEGDFESSSMAPNPWKLSSVTRVEEVKMMARLLPIWATTIVFWTAYAQMITFSVEQASTMERSIGDFQIPAASLTVFFVAAILITLALYDRLIMPLWKKWKGKPGFTNLQRIALGLLLSTLGMAAASLAEKRRLSVAKHVGRNTATLPITVFLLIPQFFLVGAGEAFIYTGQLDFFITQSPKGMKTMSTGIFLTTLSLGFFISSFLVTVVKRVTGSHDEQGWLADNINYGRLDLFYCLLAILSFINLVIYLICAVWYKPKKSKAAVEMEALQLAQEKC